The DNA sequence cagggggagaaagaatcctctccaccagcagctggtgtaccaccacaagggttagatggtgacgaacctcctttggttgatgaaccaagaagatcggcaaaaggccgcctactgattccgtcgaggagatatccggaatcagactatattctgcttactgatgagggggagccTGAGAActtccaggaagttcaaactcatgctgatagaagcctatgggtgcaggcaatgcaagaagagatgagttctttgcagaaaaatcagacctatgagttggtgaaacttcctgaaggaaagaaagccctaaagaacaaatgggtgttcaagctgaagaaagatggtCAAGGAAAGTTGATgaagcacaaggccagattggttgtcaaaggattccagcAAAAGAAGGGAATCGATtttgacgagatattttctccggtggtgaaaatgatgtcgatccgagtcatactcggattggtagccaacttgaatttggaactcgaacagatggatgtgaagacaacctttctccatggagatttggaggaggagatctatatggagcaaccagaagGTTTTGAAGCTccagggaaagatcacttagtctgcaggctgaagaagagtctctatggcctcaagcaagcgccgaggcaatggtacaagaagtttgactcattcatgatgagtcatggttacaagaaacttgttgcagatcagtgtgtctatgttcgaaggttccagaatgacaagtttgtcatactccttctttacgttgatgatatgttaatcgttggtgaggataggtccatgattaacaaactaaagaaggaactatccaagtcctttgacatgaaggacttaggcccagcacagcaaattttgggcatgaagattgttcgtgataggaaagtcaaaagggtgtggctatcacaacaaaaatatgttgaacaggtcatcagacgtttcaacatgggagatgctaagcTAGTCAATACTCCACTTGCTAACCATTTCAAATTAAGCAAGAGCTCatgtccttcttcaaagaaagagattgaagaaatggaagcagtcccctactcttcagcaataggaagcctaatgtatgcaatggtttgtaccagaccagatattgctcatgctgtaggcatggtgagcagattcctttcaaatctaggaaaggatcattgggaagcagtcaagtggattctcaggtacctgaaaggtacatcgaatatgtgcttgtgttttgggggagctaaaccagttttggaaggctatacagattcagatatggcaggagatctggatagtaggaaatctacttcaggatttctcttcacctttgcaggaggagctgtctcttggcagtccaagttgcagaagtgtgttgctttatctacaacagaggcagagtacatttccgcagcggaagctgggaaagagatgttgtggatgaagcgttttctccaagaGCTAGGGGTTAGTCAAGAGgactacaaggtacattgtgatagtcaaagtgctctagatttgagcaagaattcaatgtaccactcccgcaccaagcatattgatatccgctatcattggatacacgaagcgatggaacaacagttgttgaagcttgtgaagatccatacgaaagagaatccagcGGACATGCTGAtgaaggtggttacaagtgagaagaTGCAGAGACATAGCTGGGATGGAGAACATCtaggtaaatgggcatggagggggagaattgttgaagtccatgccctgagcagtcattgttgactgctcagcgcttaaccctcaacccccagCGCCCAACTACCTAATGAATGCAAATAAATGCATTCACACATTGAGGCTCCTATAAATTGAAGCTTCAGGCGAGAGCTTCAACACAccccaaggagaaaagaaaagagagagagccgagagagctctgagagaaaagaagagagttgagttgagtggagtgtaatcctcctcctctgtaatattttcttgtgttccattatttattagtgaagctcttttctgtggatgtaggcagttgccgaaccacgttaaactcttggtgtcactgagtgcgtgagtgtactcttttattaccgcttttatcccttcagctgtgttgatttccccaacatgGTGGGGCTCGGGCTCGGGCTTGGGCTCGGGGTCAAtggaagggagggagggagtgGATGGGGCTCGACGGAAGGGAGTGGGTTTcatgagagagaggggagagagagagagggagggagggagtgaTGCGGTCGATGGGAGtctaacaaaaatttgttcctttgCAATGCAGCCACACGGTTGGAAATATGGAGTGTTTACGTGGCACATCTCCATTGGAGGGCGTTAACATGGGGAGACCGTTTATTCCTGCAGGAGGTTATTCTCTAATATAagtaatgtctaacttattattgagattaataaacttgaagaataagattaaaatagcataattagtgtctaattatactagaatattaattttatgttatacgattaatagatttgaataataagattagaatttcatgttatattaattagaaatgtagcatataatatataataataatagaaaaattatatataatataaaaaattaaaaatttatatataccggtccggttcggtttaaactgattttcaaaatatgaaaaccggtACCGCACCGGTTTTCGTTTTTAAGAACCGATACCGCACTGGATCAGGTCTGGTCTGGTTCaactgatttttcaattttttttaaacccctagAAAGAAGTatatttagagtaatgttagatatagtcatACAGTGTTTAAGTTTTGCGCatactctttgaaaaaaatagggtTCATTATgtaaatgttgatttttttttatatgaatttcagatttttctctttttttttaaaggaagtacGTGATACTTGCACACTCTAGAATTCTATAAATTATTGTTGGTACATTAAGAATGACAATGAAGTAATTTATAATGACTGAATTTGTAGCCAAATGGCAGCCATGTCTCGTTTAAGAAGGTCATGTGAGAAAACTTAAACCgacttatattaatatatttgtatcttatattattgatttagaGTGTCAAAGCTAAGGGTGTAAGTGATTTGGTCCGGACCGAACAAACCAACCGGACCGAATGGTTCGTCCATACCAGACCGAACCGATAAGGAGTTTGGTTGGTTTCAATCCTTACCCTTTGCAAAAATTAATAATCGGTCCGGTTTTAGGGTGTGGTTTTATTAGACTTGACCTGATCGAAACTGATCGGATCACTTacatatgaattttttaaatatttatatatataatataattttatataataattgtataagttaattatgtaattttcatctatctatcaccattgaccatataagatgtaaaataaattttttaaatatttatatataatataattttatataataattgtataagttaattttgTAGTTTTCATCTATCtatcaccattgaccatataagatgtaaaataatatatgctatcaatgaACTAATATATCCTATGAGAAATTATGTGAAATAATATATGTTCTTATATGCAGACCATATAAGATgtactctactatttacacctaataaaagtaattagataattcttttttaagatACTTAAGTTGCAAGTAAACATGAATAATTTATGgacaattattatttaatattcattaaccatatataaaatgatagaattttaatATAGGCCATTATGAATAAATACTAAAGTACTAAGTTAGTAACTactaacatcataaatatattaaCACACACTATATGGACCATGAAGAAAAGATTCTTCTCTCAACGGCTTTTCCCACTGTGGAGAACCCTTTGAGGTGAAGCGGTTACGTCTTCTTCCTCTACTGAGGAAGGAAGGTTCTCTTTGCTTGCGAGTGCAGGCTTAGCAGTGTGATGGAGGAAATGGAGGAAGTATGGAAGAGATTGAAGCTGAATGATGAGGAGGATTGTCCAATTGAGATTGGGAAAGGTGTACATGGTTCGACGAAACTGAAGGGGGAAAGAAGCTTGGTTGGGAAGATAATCTCTGAGCGCAGAATCGGAAAGGAAGTTGCTTGATCTATGATGGAAAAAGTGTGGAAGGTTGGTAAGCCCCTTGAATTTCAAGAAATTGGAGGTGATTGCTATGTGATTACCTTTGTTAATCGACGAGATAAGTGGAAGGTGCTTGATGGTTGTCCATGGTTGTTTGACAGTTACCTTTTTGTTCTGCTTGATTTTAATGGTGGATTGCAACCAAGCTTGTTTGATTTTGACCATGCGTACCTATGGATGTTAAATCTACCATTGAGTTATATGAATAAACAAATGGGGGAATTGATTGGGAGTTCGATAGGGAAGGTTAGTGAAGTTGATGTGCAGAAGGATGGTTTGGCGTGGGGGAAATGCTTGAGGGTAAAGGTGGAGTGTGATCTGAGAAGACCTGTAGCCAGAGGCAGGACTATCGCTGTGGATGGAAGGAAAATTTGGGTACCTTTTCAGTATGAAAAATTACCTAGATTATGCTTTAGCTGTGGAAGAATTGTCCATGGTAAGGATGGTTGTAAGGAGAGTGAGGGGAGTGTAGGTCAGTATGGTGTTTGGGTTCGAGCTCTTCCTCAAAATAGAAGAGGTGCAGTCAAGGTGGAAGAGCAAAAAGAGGGAtgaagaggagaggagaggggtGACTATTCAGATCCTTTTCATGAAGTTGATGAAGAAGAGAGGAAAGGGGAGGCTCAGGAGGAGGAGAGGGTTGAGGAGGCATCTGAGGAGGGAAAAGGAGTGGATGATGTGCATTCTCAATTGTGTGAAAATCGGGAGCTGCTTATGAAACCTCAAGAAATAGTGACTATACCCACAATTTGTGTGGGAAATGATGATCAAGAGGTGAATGAGCTGCAGAAGAACAATTTGCTGACTGGGAAGTTAAGCTCCaatgaaattgaacaaaaccAGGATTGCACAAGATCTTCACgatggaagagaagggctaGAACTAGGCCTGAGTCAGGTAAGCCTTCTAGCATAAATTCTGGGGTGAAGAGAGGCACTGAGTGTGTGGGGGATGGAGATGATATGCGTatggaaggaaagaaaatgaaaagttatgatGATATGGTCTGTGATGATGGACTAGGGGTGGTGACTGCTGTGCAGCACCACCTGGCATTATGAATACCATatgttggaactgccgagggcttgggaaccctcgaacaGTTCAGGATCTTTACCTTTTGGTGAAGAATAAGAGGCCCAAAATTGTGTTTCTCATTGAAACACTCATTAAAGCTACTATtgttgaaaagttaaaaaggagGTTGGGGATGGAAGGGTGTTTGGCTATTAATCCACTGGGAAGAAAATGTGGTTTAGCTTTGTTTTGGGAGGTGGAAAATGATGTAGTGATAGAGAGTTACTCACAGTGGCATATTAGTGCCTCTGTTACAGTTGGGGATCATGGAAGCTGGTGTTTTACTGGATTCTATGGACATCCAGATGCTAGTAAGAGGTGGCAATCGTGGGAGCTTCTTAAGCAGTTGAATCCACTTGATGGAAGGGCATGGTGTGTAGCTAGCgattttaatgaattattatCACAAAATGAGAAATGGGGAGGTAATAGAAGAGAGGAGAAATTGATTTCGGGTTTTAGGGAAGCTTTAGAAGTGAACAAACTGGTGGATGTGGGAATGAGTGGTAACATTTTTACATGGAGTAACAGACATTCAGACCACACTTTTACAGAGGAAAGGCTGGACAGATTTGTTGTTAACAGTGAATGGATTAATATGTTTGGGAATGCTAAAGTGGAAGGGCTCACAACAAGTAGTTCAGATCATGTTCCAATTATGCTGTATGTGAGGCAGGATAGGAGATTTGGTTCAAGaagacaatatttttttaagtttgaggCAAGTTGGATAAGAGAGGATGAATGTGAAGAGGTAATCAAAACAGCTTGGGTTGACACTACTCAGTGTGCCAGAGAACCTCTTGTGAGTGTCCAGAAAATGTTGAGAAAGTGTGGTGGTAAGTTGAGCAGTACTTTTCGAAGAAGGGATGGGGAGAGATGTCAGGATATTGAATTATTgaacaagaaaatcaaggagCTGCAAGATAGAGAAGGGCCACACAATGTTACAGAACTTCACAGATTACAACAAGAGGTGGGAATATTGTTGGAGAAGGAGGATATAAGGTGGAGGCAGAGGGCAAAAAGGAATTGGTATTCCTTAGGAGATAAAAATACTAAGTTCTTTCATGCTTGTGGTAagcagagaaggaaaaagaaccAAATCATTTCTATTTTGAATGCTAACTCAGAATTAAAGGATGGGAATGAGGAGGTAGTGGAGGCTTTTAGACAATATTACACTGAGGTTTATAAAACAGCAGCCCCTTCTTGTGACCAGGTGATGAAGGGGATACAATCCATTGGGACTCGAGTCACTGAAGAGATGAATGATGAGTTGGAAAAGCTTTTCAATAGGGAGGAAGTTGAGGCAGCCCTCAAGCAAATGGGTCCATTGAAAGCCCCTGGCCCTGATGGGTTTGCTGCTTGCTTTTTTCAAACCTTTTGGCCTACAGTTGCGGATAAGGTCTGTGATGCAGTGCTGAGTTTTCTAAATGGGGGTGTACTTGACAAATCTATCAATTTTACTTATGTGGCCCTAAGAAGGTTGGTGATTTCAGACCAATTAGTTTGTGCAATGTTTTGTACAAACTAATTTCGAAGACTCTTGCAAACAGGCTGAAGTTGGTGCTTGATGAGATCATTGCTAAAAACCAGAGTGCTTTTATTCCTGGTAGGTTGATCTTGGATAATGTGATAGCAGTTTATGAAATATTGCACTCAATGAAGACCAGGTCTAAGGGGAAAGGAGGAAGTATGGCACTGAAGATGGATATATCAAAAGCTTATGACAGGGTTGAGTGGGTATTTTTAAAAGCTGTTATGCAGAAAATgggttttggggagagatgggTTGGCTTGATTATGGAGTGTATAACTTCTGTATCTTATGTTGTGTTGGTGAATGGAAGGCCAGGTGATGTTATATATCCCTCACAAGGCATTAGGCAAGGGGACCCAATATCCCCATACCTGTTTTTGTTGTGTGCTGAGGGGTTAAGTAGCCTTATTAATGCAGCTGAGGAAAATGGTGAAATTAAAGGAATGGCTGCTGCAAGAGGAGGTATAAGGGTCTCTCATCTCCTATTTGCTGACGATTGTATCATCTTTGCAAGGGCAAAATGGACTGAATGGTTGAAAGTGAACGAAATCCTAAGGGTATATGAAGAAGCCTCTGGTCATTGCATGAATCTACAAAAAACCACTGTGTTATTTAGCTCCCGAGTTATACAGGAAGAGAAGGTGAGGATTGTGCAAGATCTTGGGGCAAGGGTGCAAAGTTACAGTGAAAAATACTTGGGGTTGCCTACTATGGTTGGAAGAGCTCGTTATGACACTTTTAGAGGAATTAAAGACAGGGTTTGGCAGAAGGTCAAAAGCtagaaaaatcaatttctatCTCCTGCTGGTAAAGAAGTTTTAATTAAAGCAGTTATTCAGTCCATTCCTACATACCATATGAGTGTGTTTAGGTTGCCTAAAAGGTTGTGTAAGAAAATAGCTGGTATTATGGCTAGATTCTGGTGGGGTTATAAAAActatgagaaaaaaattcaatggaCTAGCTGGGAGAAAATGGGATGTGCAAAGATGATTGGTGGACTTGGTTTTAGAGAGTTGGAAAGTTTCAATACTGCTCTCTTAGCAAAGCAGTGTTGGAGGCTTGTTAATAAACCAGACTCTATTGCTGCCATGGTGTTAAGGGctaagtattttaaaaattctgaTGTATTGAACTCTAAGCTGGGCTATGGACCTTCTATGATCTGGAGAAGCATATGGGGATCTATGAAGTTGCTGAAGGAAGGGCTTGTATGGAGAGTGGGCAATGgtttaaatataaaagtatGGGATGATAAATGACTACCCAATAAACCTTCTCATCGAGTGCAATCTCCTGTTAAGTATCTGAATGCTGAAGCAAAGGTGGCAGAGTTGATTGGGAATGATGGTAAGTGGAATAGAGAGGTAGTGAAGGCTACTGTTAATGATGAGGAAGCTGAAGTCATCTGCAATATCCCTGTGAGCTATTCTGGTTTGGAGGACAGAAGAATATGGGCTTACTCTAAGAATGGGTATTATAGTGTAAGGAGTGCCTACCATCTTGATATTAGCAGAAAGAAGGATTTGAAAGGGGAACCATCTGATGGGAGGAAGATTAAAGAAGGATGGAGAGAGTTGTGGCAACTTAATACCTCGGGAgtggttaaaatttttttatggaaggcCCTTAAGAATTGCCTTCCCACTAATGAGAACCTCTATAGAAGAAAGGTGGTGGAGAAGCCAGTTTGTCCTATTTGTTTAAGGGAAGATGAAACTGTGTGCCATGTCTTATGGAGCTGTCCTGCAACAATGGATGTATGGGCTGAGAAGGAAAGTCCAGTGCAGAAGTGGATGTCATCTGAGGTGGATTTGGCTGTGGTATGGAGgaaattaataactgaaatGCCTGTGGAAAATATGGAGTTGGTGGTATCTGTTATGCGATATATATGGCTTAGATGGAATGGGTAGATTTTTGAAAGGAAGTTTACTAGCCCTGAAAGTGTATTGCAGCAAGCAAGAGCAAATCTCAATGAGTTCCAACAAGCACAACAGAAGGGGATATAGAGAATTAAACCTACTGCAGTGGAGAGAAGGATGGTTAGATGGGAAGCTCCAAAAGAAGGCTTTGTCAAGgtaaattgggatgctgcttTCAAGGCAAACCAGAGAAAGATGGGAGCTGGAGTGGTGGTTAGAGATGAGGAAGGGAATGTACAGGTTTCTCTATGCCTGCCAAAAGATTGTATCCAATCTGTTGTGATTGCTGAAGCGACTGCTTTATGGAGGGCCCTTTGCTTATGTGCAGAGGTTAATATACAGAAGGTAGTACTTGAGGGTGATTCATTGGAGGTGATTAAAGCTGTGAATGATAGAGAGGAGTGCTTGGAATGGCATGGACAAATTATAGAAGATATTAAAGGAATTCTTTGTACACATCCAAATTGGATACTTAAACACATTTAGAGAAGGAAATAGAGTAGCTCACTTTCTTGCTCAGTTTGCTATTATGTCTAGTGAAGAGTTGGTCTGGATAGAGGATGGCCCTGAGGGGTTTTTTTTCTATTGTGTTACAGGATAAGAGTTGTAATGACTAGTTTACCGATATATGAAAGATGATAGATTgtttgattcaaaaaaaaaaaaaaaacatcataaatataattataattaattcttttttaattagttagttacataatccacattaaatagctcacttaattttaattttactaatttaattaatattttgtattaatttatctaccaagaaatgaaaataggaaaaaaatattcctaATTCATATAGAGCAAATCGAATCAATTGGACCGATCAAACTGATAGTTAATGGTCTGGTCCGATCCGATCCCTAGGGGTAATCAATCTGTTTTAGTTCAGAAAAAGGATGGATCAAAATTTTTGATTCATGACTCTAAAAAACCGGACCCATTACACACCTACTTAAAACTATTCAACTAAGATTTGGATAGGAGGACTATACATAATTTCAAAACAGAGACCGAGTTGAGAGTTTCTAAGGCCCAAACTAGGGGTTTGGAGTTGGAAAACAATTGAGGATGTTATTTATgttaaagagagaaaaatacatGAAGTAGATTTTACATTTTacactattttattactatttgtatacattttttaaacaatattaaatatttaataaacatgtaaaatttatataacaTGTCTGTCTATCTTCTATCTTTAATAAACTTTAATATCGTACAAGGATATGGCCGTAGGAACTGGGAGGCGTGGGGTTCATGGTCCCCGGATTCCGGAATCCAGATTCCCTAGGTTCACCATTCATCCCTAATCTCTAGAGCAACGTTACCGTCTGGAAagcttgctttttttttttttttttgactagAACTACTTGATAACAAAAAATGTTTAGAGATATTTGAgaaattgagaatttatttgagattatggCTGCATTTATAttctgaactgagttgagttgagatgataaaatattattagaatattattttttaatattattattattttaaaattttaaaaagttgaattgtttattatattttatgttaaaatctgaaaaaattgtaataataagttgagatgagttgaggattCAAACGgttttgagaaaagaaattgaaatttttgaataatttttttttaaaataagcattgtattggaatttgtaaaaattgataaataaagttatcaagttgtttgaatataactttttacaaaaatattttagtaaaaaaatgattacataaaaataaatttataaattgatgtattttaatataaaatgtcagattgtaaatttatttttattataaaatagatctaacggatttcATGAATCTatatcagtttgtgggtttattttgtgtaatttctttgtgtctgtagtaattttcaattttttaagatttattttcgTTTTAAAgcttgtaaaaattatattgattttta is a window from the Juglans regia cultivar Chandler chromosome 7, Walnut 2.0, whole genome shotgun sequence genome containing:
- the LOC108988285 gene encoding uncharacterized protein LOC108988285 — encoded protein: MEKVWKVGKPLEFQEIGGDCYVITFVNRRDKWKVLDGCPWLFDSYLFVLLDFNGGLQPSLFDFDHAYLWMLNLPLSYMNKQMGELIGSSIGKVSEVDVQKDGLAWGKCLRVKVECDLRRPVARGRTIAVDGRKIWVPFQYEKLPRLCFSCGRIVHGKDGCKESEGSVVDEEERKGEAQEEERVEEASEEGKGVDDVHSQLCENRELLMKPQEIVTIPTICVGNDDQEVNELQKNNLLTGKLSSNEIEQNQDCTRSSRWKRRARTRPESGKPSSINSGVKRGTECVGDGDDMRMEGKKMKSYDDMVCDDGLGVVTAVQHHLAL
- the LOC108988283 gene encoding uncharacterized protein LOC108988283; translation: MVRWEAPKEGFVKVNWDAAFKANQRKMGAGVVVRDEEGNVQVSLCLPKDCIQSVVIAEATALWRALCLCAEVNIQKVVLEGDSLEVIKAVNDREECLEWHGQIIEDIKGILCTHPNWILKHI